From the Aphelocoma coerulescens isolate FSJ_1873_10779 chromosome 10, UR_Acoe_1.0, whole genome shotgun sequence genome, one window contains:
- the CRABP1 gene encoding cellular retinoic acid-binding protein 1, with amino-acid sequence MPNFAGTWKMRSSENFDELLKALGVNAMLRKVAVAAASKPHVEIRQDGDQFYIKTSTTVRTTEINFKIGESFEEETVDGRKCRSLATWENENKIYCKQTLIEGDGPKTYWTRELANDELILTFGADDVVCTRIYVRE; translated from the exons ATGCCCAACTTCGCCGGCACTTGGAAGATGAGGAGCAGTGAGAATTTCGACGAGCTACTCAAGGCGCTGG GTGTCAATGCCATGCTCAGGAAAGTGGCGGTGGCAGCTGCCTCCAAACCCCATGTGGAGATCCGCCAGGACGGGGACCAGTTCTACATCAAAACTTCCACCACTGTCCGTACCACTGAGATCAACTTCAAAATCGGGGAGAGCTTTGAGGAGGAAACGGTGGATGGACGAAAGTGCAGG AGTTTGGCCACTTGGGAGAATGAAAACAAGATCTATTGCAAACAAACTCTTATTGagggagatggtcccaaaacATACTGGACTCGAGAACTAGCTAATGATGAGCTGATTTTG acCTTTGGTGCTGATGATGTTGTGTGCACAAGAATTTATGTAAGAGAGTAA